One genomic window of Sebastes umbrosus isolate fSebUmb1 chromosome 15, fSebUmb1.pri, whole genome shotgun sequence includes the following:
- the LOC119503730 gene encoding zinc finger protein 585A-like isoform X3 gives METEADGEDCGGPEPAKNSDPDKHPEADTDDKTGVSSETDVSDGDWEETIEPQSGLNSVINDEVPVSDLRCSTGEKPFSCSECGKRFATKSCLKRHMRCHTGEKPYSCSVCRKSFTQSGSLKKHTRTHTEEKRFSCSVCDKRFAWYKQLKRHKCVGHQSSQLHQTQTEENREAEPPASSSTKQMETEADRYLQPETEDKTGDSSEPVREDNDDDWEETKDPQSTLKNNMIDVSDERCNTRKKPFSCSECGKRFPSRTHLRVHTLIHTGEKPFSCAVCGRKFNQKTNLIRHMPRHTGEKAFSCSVCKKRFKYRGDVGRHMKLHTREKPSTSCVSDTKKTGTHSEPQSGLNSLLNNNVSPSDARHMTAPKGEKPFTCSVCGERFSLWANLMHHMTSHTGGRPSTSCVSDTAVTNTPDEETSEFSVAEIEGSCNDGTESREPQSGLNSQENNNVAASDERCKTGRKSYTCLECGRICRNKTNMKVHMRVHTGEKPFTCSICGKGFTQKANLIRHMPRHTRGKPYSCPVCKKRFRSEGYIERHMRVHKSDSTDTNTHSDIRKELERHLKPDTDDTTGKAFEPDISDERCNTYQNLFVCSVCGKRFGNKTNLKVHTLIHTGEKPFSCTVCGRRFNQKANLIRHMPRHTGEKAFSCSVCKKRFKYRGDVGRHMKVHIREKPSTSCISDTKKTSTRSDIHRGPERCLKPETDDKTGDSSETEVRDEKRYLDTTSYICSECGKRFSYKASLKVHMMSHTGEKPFNCSVCGKGFSQKVYLMRHMPLHTREKPYSCSVCKRRFRFEGAVLKHMRIHKREKPSSSLDQEDPEPPHVKEEQEELWTSQKGEQLQGLEEADIKFPFTPVPVKSEDDEEEPQSSQLHQRQTELMETEADGEDCGGPEPDRHLQPDTEDKSGDSSEPEREDSGDDWKEIREPQTGLNSLNNNKVPVSDERAEKPASCSFCGKSFTRKYSLKVHMRLHTGEKPFSCSVCGKGFVQRYHYLEHTRRHTGENTFDCSLCGKKFGHNFRLQSHMRTHTGERPISCSICSKGFRYNGELVQHMRVHSGEKPFPCSVCHKAFRLKCILNNHMKIHSGELPYSCSLCGKGFRQKSNLNQHMKMHKADNLKLQF, from the coding sequence atggaaacagaagctgatggagaggactgtggaggaccagaaccagccaaGAACTCAGATCCAGATAAACATCCAGAAGCAGATACTGATGACAAGACTGGAGTGTCCTCTGAGACTGACGTCAGTGATGGTGACTGGGAGGAGACCATAGAACCTCAGTCAGGTTTAAACTCTGTGATTAATGATGAAGTCCCTGTCAGTGATTTGAGATGTAGTACTGGTGAGAAACCATTTAGCTGCTCTGAGTGTGGGAAACGATTTGCCACCAAGTCATGTCTGAAGAGACACATGAGATGTCATACAGGAGAAAAACCTtacagctgctcagtttgtagGAAATCTTTTACACAAAGTGGAAGTTTAAAGAAACACACGAGAACTcacacagaggagaaaagattcagctgcagtgtttgtgaCAAAAGATTCGCTTGGTATAAACAGCTAAAAAGACATAAATGTGTTGGTCATCagtcctcacagcttcatcaaacTCAAactgaggagaacagagaggcagagccTCCAGCCAGCAGTTCAACTaaacagatggaaacagaagctgatAGATATTTACAACCAGAGACTGAAGACAAGACTGGAGACTCTTCTGAACCTGTGAGAGAAGACAATGATGATGATTGGGAGGAGACCAAAGATCCTCAGTCAACTCTGAAAAATAACATGATTGATGTGAGTGATGAAAGATGTAATACTCGCAAGAAACcattcagctgctctgagtgtggGAAAAGATTTCCTTCTAGGACACATCTGAGGGTTCACACGCtaattcacactggagagaaaccattTAGTTGTGCAGTTTGTGGTAGAAAATTTAATCAGAAGACAAACTTAATTCGTCACATGCCACgacacacaggtgagaaagctttcagctgctcagtttgtaagaAACGTTTTAAATATAGAGGAGATGTTGGGAGACACATGAAACTCCACACCAGAGAGAAACCATCTACTTCCTGTGTTagtgacacaaaaaaaactggCACTCACAGTGAACCTCAGTCAGGTTTAAACTCTCTGTTAAATAACAATGTATCACCTAGTGATGCGAGACACATGACAGCTCCCAAAGGAGAGAAACCATTTACCTGCTCAGTTTGTGGTGAAAGATTTTCTCTGTGGGCAAATTTAATGCATCACATGACATCTCACACAGGAGGGAGACCGTCTACTTCCTGTGTTAGTGACACAGCAGTTACTAACACTCCTGATGAAGAGACTTCAGAATTCTCTGTAGCCGAGATTGAAGGCAGTTGTAATGATGGGACGGAGAGCAGAGAACCTCAGTCAGGTTTAAACTCTcaggaaaataataatgtaGCAGCAAGTGATGAGAGATGTAAAACTGGCAGGAAATCATACACCTGCTTGGAGTGTGGTAGAATATGTCGCAACAAGACAAATATGAAGGTACACATGAgagttcacactggagagaaaccattTACCTGCTCCATTTGTGGTAAAGGGTTTACTCAGAAGGCAAACTTAATTCGTCACATGCCACGTCACACAAGAGGGAAACCTTACAGCTGTCCAGTTTGTAAGAAACGTTTTAGATCCGAAGGATATATTGAGAGACACATGAGGGTCCACAAAAGTGACTCAACCGACACTAACACTCACAGTGACATTCGTAAAGAACTAGAaagacatttaaaacctgaTACTGATGACACGACTGGAAAAGCCTTTGAACCTGACATCAGTGATGAGAGATGTAATACTTACCAGAACTTatttgtctgctctgtgtgtggGAAAAGATTTGGCAACAAGACAAATCTGAAGGTACACACGCtaattcacactggagagaaaccattTAGTTGCACAGTTTGTGGTAGAAGATTTAATCAGAAGGCAAACTTAATTCGTCACATGCCACgacacacaggtgagaaagctttcagctgctcagtttgtaagaAACGTTTTAAATATAGAGGAGATGTTGGGAGACACATGAAAGTTCACATCAGAGAGAAACCATCTACTTCCTGTATTagtgacacaaaaaaaactagtACTCGAAGTGACATTCACAGAGGGCCGGAAAGATGTTTAAAACCAGAGACTGATGACAAGACTGGAGACTCTTCTGAGACTGAAGTCAGGGATGAGAAACGTTATCTTGACACTACGTCATATATCTGCTCTGAGTGTGGGAAAAGATTTAGCTACAAGGCGAGTCTGAAGGTGCACATGATGagtcacactggagagaaaccttttAACTGCTCAGTTTGTGGTAAAGGGTTTTCTCAGAAGGTATACTTAATGCGTCACATGCCACTTCACACAAGGGAGAAACCTTACAGCTGTTCAGTTTGTAAGAGACGTTTTAGATTCGAAGGAGCTGTTTTGAAACACATGAGAATCCACAAAAGAGAGAAACCATCctccagtctggaccaggaggacccagagcccccacacgttaaagaggaacaggaggaactctggaccagtcagaagggagagcagcttcaagggctggaggaggctgatatcAAGTTCCCATTCACTCCTGTCcctgtgaagagtgaagatgatgaagaggaacctcagtcctcacagcttcatcaaagacaaactgaactgatggaaacagaagctgatggagaggactgtggaggaccagaaccagatAGACATTTACAACCTGATACTGAAGACAAGAGTGGAGACTCTTCTGAACCTGAGAGAGAAGACAGTGGTGATGATTGGAAGGAGATCAGAGAACCTCAGACAGGTCTAAACTCTCTGAATAATAACAAAGTCCCTGTGAGTGATGAAAGGGCTGAGAAACCAGCTAGCTGCTCTTTTTGTGGTAAAAGTTTTACCCGAAAGTACTCTCTAAAAGTCCACATGAGACTGCACACAGGAGAAAAACcattcagctgctcagtttgtggtAAAGGTTTTGTTCAACGCTACCACTACCTGGAACACACAAGACGTCACACAGGAGAGAACACGTTtgactgctctctgtgtggGAAAAAGTTTGGTCATAATTTCCGACTCCAGAGTCACATGAGAACTCATACAGGAGAGAGACCAATCAGCTGCTCCATTTGCAGTAAAGGATTCAGATACAATGGGGAATTAGTCCAACACATGAGAGTTCActcaggagagaaacctttcccCTGCTCCGTCTGCCACAAAGCTTTTCGTCTGAAGTGCATCTTGAACAATCACATGAAAATCCACAGCGGAGAGTTACCCTACAGCTGCTCCCTTTGTGGAAAGGGATTCAGGCAAAAGTCAAATCTGAATCAACACATGAAGATGCACAAGGCGGACAACCTTAAGCTACAGTTTTGA